A stretch of Pseudoclavibacter chungangensis DNA encodes these proteins:
- a CDS encoding ATP-binding cassette domain-containing protein translates to MTDAATTAPAPAKGAGSLIALRDVGKHYGNIIALSDVTMDVDPGRVTCVLGDNGAGKSTLIKIIAGLHKHDAGELLINGEATTLSSPRQALDLGIAAVYQDLAVVSLMPIWRNFFLGSELRNSWGMLRVSEMKAITKQELLDMGIDLRDVEQPIGTLSGGERQCVAIARAVYFGAKALILDEPTAALGVKQSGVVLKYILRARDRGLGVIFITHNPHHAYPVGDRFLILKRGKSIGYYAKDEVALTELTGLMAGGAELEELAHELAAESGNTEVIEQITDIEGSIDTPDDFTGPPITEAVGLPRPEDERGRGKKR, encoded by the coding sequence ATGACCGACGCGGCGACCACCGCCCCGGCCCCCGCGAAGGGTGCCGGCTCCCTCATCGCACTCCGTGACGTGGGCAAGCACTACGGCAACATCATCGCGCTGAGCGACGTCACGATGGACGTCGACCCCGGCCGGGTCACGTGCGTGCTCGGCGACAACGGGGCCGGCAAATCGACGCTCATCAAGATCATCGCCGGGCTCCACAAGCACGACGCGGGCGAGCTGCTCATCAACGGCGAGGCGACGACGCTCTCGTCGCCGCGGCAGGCGCTCGACCTCGGCATCGCGGCCGTGTACCAGGACCTCGCGGTCGTGAGCCTCATGCCCATCTGGCGCAACTTCTTCCTCGGCTCCGAGCTGCGCAACTCGTGGGGCATGCTGCGGGTCTCCGAGATGAAGGCGATCACGAAGCAGGAGCTGCTCGACATGGGCATCGACCTGCGCGACGTCGAGCAGCCGATCGGGACGCTCTCGGGCGGTGAGCGGCAGTGCGTCGCGATCGCGCGGGCCGTGTACTTCGGCGCGAAGGCGCTCATCCTCGACGAGCCGACCGCCGCGCTCGGCGTCAAGCAGTCGGGCGTCGTGCTCAAGTACATCCTGCGCGCGCGCGATCGCGGACTCGGCGTCATCTTCATCACGCACAACCCGCACCACGCGTATCCGGTGGGCGATCGCTTCCTCATCCTGAAGCGCGGTAAGTCGATCGGCTACTACGCGAAGGACGAGGTCGCGCTCACCGAGCTGACGGGGCTCATGGCCGGTGGGGCGGAGCTCGAGGAGCTCGCGCACGAGCTCGCGGCCGAGAGCGGGAACACGGAGGTGATCGAGCAGATCACCGACATCGAGGGGTCGATCGACACGCCCGACGACTTCACGGGGCCGCCCATCACGGAGGCGGTGGGGCTGCCCCGTCCCGAGGACGAGCGGGGGCGCGGGAAGAAGCGCTGA
- a CDS encoding ABC transporter permease, translating to MTALSTPSAQTDERLARTSALRKLLARPELGAVVGAVVLFVFFAIVANPVFTQPASIATVLYGASTIGIMAVGVSLLMIGGEFDLSAGVGVISSALMASLFSWSLSTNVWVGVLMALVLSLGVGFVNGWILMRTKLPSFIVTLATFLMLTGLNLALTRLIGGNVSSPPIADMDGFDSAAAVFASSVPIFGINVSITVFIWIALVAVASWILLRTRIGNWIFAVGGDANAARAVGVPVAATKIGLFMGVGFCAWVAGMHNLFAYKVVQSGEGVGNEFLYIIAAVIGGCLLTGGYGSAIGGAIGAFIFGMANKGIVYAQWNPDWFKFFLGLMLLIATIINLVVKNRAEKKS from the coding sequence ATGACCGCCCTCTCCACACCGTCGGCCCAGACCGACGAACGTCTCGCGCGCACGAGCGCGCTCCGCAAGCTCCTCGCACGGCCGGAACTCGGTGCCGTCGTCGGCGCCGTCGTGCTGTTCGTGTTCTTCGCGATCGTCGCGAACCCCGTCTTCACGCAACCGGCCTCCATCGCGACCGTCCTCTACGGCGCCTCGACGATCGGCATCATGGCCGTCGGGGTCTCGCTCCTCATGATCGGCGGCGAGTTCGACCTCTCCGCCGGGGTCGGGGTCATCTCCTCGGCGCTCATGGCCTCGCTGTTCAGCTGGTCCCTCTCGACGAACGTGTGGGTCGGCGTCCTCATGGCCCTCGTGCTCTCGCTCGGCGTCGGCTTCGTGAACGGCTGGATCCTCATGCGCACGAAGCTGCCGAGCTTCATCGTGACGCTCGCGACGTTCCTCATGCTCACGGGCCTCAACCTCGCCCTGACCCGCCTCATCGGTGGCAACGTCTCGTCGCCGCCGATCGCCGACATGGACGGTTTCGACTCGGCCGCCGCGGTGTTCGCGTCGTCCGTGCCGATCTTCGGGATCAACGTCTCGATCACCGTCTTCATCTGGATCGCCCTCGTCGCGGTCGCGAGCTGGATCCTCCTGCGCACGCGCATCGGCAACTGGATCTTCGCGGTCGGCGGCGACGCGAACGCGGCACGTGCGGTCGGTGTGCCCGTCGCCGCGACGAAGATCGGCCTGTTCATGGGTGTCGGGTTCTGCGCCTGGGTCGCGGGCATGCACAACCTGTTCGCCTACAAGGTCGTGCAGTCCGGTGAGGGGGTCGGCAACGAGTTCCTCTACATCATCGCGGCGGTCATCGGCGGCTGCCTTCTCACGGGTGGCTACGGCTCGGCGATCGGCGGCGCCATCGGCGCGTTCATCTTCGGCATGGCGAACAAGGGCATCGTGTACGCCCAGTGGAACCCGGACTGGTTCAAGTTCTTCCTCGGCCTCATGCTGCTCATCGCCACGATCATCAACCTCGTCGTCAAGAACCGAGCGGAGAAGAAGTCATGA
- a CDS encoding substrate-binding domain-containing protein, whose translation MKKFTKLLIGLGTTALVVGSLAACSNQGGAQEQSGDGGGTVPGVDSGLTIALVTHAAPGDTFWDIVRKGAEDAAAAYGVDLQYASDPDGSRQSQLVQQYVDQGVDGIAVSLAKPDAMQSSVEAAVAADIPVVSINAGEDRWKDMGILAHFGQNEEKAGIALGEYLQKDGYQHPICVIQEQGHVGLEARCAGIKSIIPGTEILYVNGQDMTQVESTVTASLQASTSADIIIGLGAPFALTIQQAATKAGSDIKVGSFDLNADVAQQIKDGGILFGVDQQPYLQGYLAVEALVLNNTGGFVIGGGEPVLTGPAIVDTSNVDAVLEYAQEGKR comes from the coding sequence ATGAAGAAGTTCACCAAGCTGCTCATCGGCCTCGGCACCACGGCACTCGTCGTCGGGTCGCTCGCCGCGTGCTCGAACCAGGGTGGGGCCCAGGAGCAGAGCGGCGACGGCGGCGGTACCGTCCCCGGCGTCGATTCCGGACTCACGATCGCCCTCGTCACGCACGCCGCACCCGGCGACACGTTCTGGGACATCGTGCGCAAGGGGGCCGAGGACGCCGCGGCCGCCTACGGCGTCGACCTCCAGTACGCGAGCGACCCCGACGGCTCGCGCCAGTCCCAGCTCGTGCAGCAGTACGTCGACCAGGGCGTCGACGGCATCGCCGTCAGCCTCGCGAAGCCGGACGCGATGCAGAGCTCCGTCGAGGCCGCCGTCGCCGCCGACATCCCCGTCGTGTCGATCAATGCGGGTGAGGACCGCTGGAAGGACATGGGCATTCTCGCCCACTTCGGCCAGAACGAGGAGAAGGCGGGCATCGCGCTCGGCGAGTACCTCCAGAAGGACGGCTACCAGCACCCGATCTGCGTCATCCAGGAGCAGGGGCACGTGGGGCTCGAGGCCCGCTGCGCGGGCATCAAGAGCATCATCCCCGGTACGGAGATCCTCTACGTCAACGGGCAGGACATGACCCAGGTCGAGTCGACCGTCACCGCGAGCCTCCAGGCGTCCACCTCGGCCGACATCATCATCGGCCTCGGTGCGCCGTTCGCCCTGACCATCCAGCAGGCGGCGACGAAGGCCGGCAGTGACATCAAGGTGGGCTCGTTCGACCTCAACGCCGACGTCGCGCAGCAGATCAAGGACGGCGGCATCCTGTTCGGCGTCGACCAGCAGCCCTACCTGCAGGGCTACCTCGCGGTCGAGGCGCTCGTGCTGAACAACACCGGCGGCTTCGTGATCGGCGGCGGTGAGCCCGTCCTCACGGGCCCCGCGATCGTCGACACGTCGAACGTCGACGCCGTGCTCGAGTACGCGCAAGAGGGCAAGCGCTAG
- a CDS encoding LacI family DNA-binding transcriptional regulator, with the protein MTGQDEHRFGGSAHEASERRPTLRDVAGAAGVSKSLVSLAFREPERVSDERLQRITDAAQRLGYRPNLVAGALKAARGDFVGILVADLHNPVFVDIVEAARRELAAHGRVGLVTSARILDARGEYVPDTRMLDTFADLRPSGVIVVGSAPGLHHPLLEGAGGDVVFASSIPDELPGALVLRGDEGVGMGLVVDHLVARGHRAIAHLGGLGGSVAEARARAYEAAVRRHGLDPIVVASDLTERGGAAAAAAALAERDDITALCAGNDLAAVGAVTAAADAGRSVPDDLAVVGYDDTYLAGLGPISLTTVRVDSESVGVLAARALLEEPFRPGERLLRPRLVVRRSSGSGREAPRDAPDTPPAASRAD; encoded by the coding sequence ATGACCGGCCAGGACGAGCACCGATTCGGCGGATCGGCACACGAGGCGAGCGAGCGTCGGCCGACGCTGCGCGACGTCGCGGGCGCCGCCGGGGTCTCGAAGTCCCTCGTGTCGCTCGCGTTCCGTGAGCCCGAGCGCGTGAGCGACGAGCGGCTGCAGCGCATCACCGACGCCGCGCAGCGACTCGGGTACCGTCCGAACCTCGTCGCCGGGGCGCTCAAGGCAGCCCGGGGTGACTTCGTCGGCATCCTCGTCGCCGACCTCCACAATCCCGTCTTCGTCGACATCGTGGAGGCGGCGCGGCGTGAGCTCGCGGCGCACGGCCGGGTCGGGCTCGTCACGAGCGCACGCATCCTCGACGCGCGCGGCGAGTACGTGCCGGACACGCGCATGCTCGACACCTTCGCCGATCTGCGACCGAGCGGCGTGATCGTCGTCGGATCCGCACCCGGCCTGCACCACCCGCTGCTCGAGGGGGCGGGCGGTGACGTCGTCTTCGCGAGCTCGATCCCCGACGAACTCCCCGGCGCCCTCGTGCTGCGGGGCGACGAGGGCGTCGGGATGGGACTCGTCGTCGATCACCTCGTGGCGCGGGGCCACCGGGCCATCGCCCACCTCGGGGGCCTCGGCGGGAGCGTCGCGGAGGCGCGGGCGCGGGCGTACGAGGCCGCCGTCCGGCGGCACGGCCTCGACCCGATCGTCGTCGCGTCCGACCTGACCGAGCGGGGTGGCGCGGCGGCCGCCGCCGCGGCGCTCGCGGAGCGCGACGACATCACGGCGCTGTGCGCGGGCAACGACCTCGCGGCCGTGGGCGCCGTGACGGCGGCGGCGGACGCGGGGCGGTCGGTCCCGGACGACCTCGCGGTCGTCGGCTACGACGACACGTATCTCGCGGGCCTCGGACCGATCTCGCTCACGACCGTCCGCGTCGACAGCGAGAGCGTCGGCGTACTCGCCGCGCGAGCGCTCCTGGAGGAGCCGTTCCGCCCAGGGGAGCGGCTCCTGCGTCCGCGTCTCGTCGTCCGCCGGTCGAGCGGGTCGGGCCGGGAGGCGCCACGCGACGCCCCGGACACGCCTCCAGCCGCGTCGCGCGCGGACTGA
- the ffh gene encoding signal recognition particle protein produces the protein MAIFGNLSDRLAETLANLRTKGKLTASDVDGTVREIRRALLEADVALPVVKDFTAHVRERALGDEVNRALNPAQQVVQIVNDELIRILGGQVRRIEFAKQPPTVIMLAGLQGAGKTTLAGKLAKQLRADRHAPLLVAADLQRPNAVQQLQVVGEQADTHVFAPEPGNGVGDPVRVAKDAVKFARDKQYDVVIIDTAGRLGVDAELMKQASNIRKATNPDEVLFVIDAMIGQDAVATAKAFQEGVDFTGVVLSKLDGDARGGAALSVAQVTGKPIMFASTGEGLDDFEVFHPDRMASRILDMGDILTLIEQAQRAFDEDEARRVAEKLATEAFTLDDFLQQMQQLRKAGNLKKMMGMLPGMGQMKEALDNFDEREIARTEAIIQSMTPAERQNPKLLNGSRRARIARGCGRTVTDVNELVKRFDQAAKMMKTVARGGTPQIPGMGPVPGGYGRAKAAKAAKGKQKGKARSGNPAKAARQAIEQPTSTSAPTGAGFGAAAGGTGTGQPSEEELAQLQKFLGR, from the coding sequence ATGGCCATTTTCGGGAACCTCTCCGACCGTCTCGCCGAGACGCTCGCCAACCTGCGCACCAAGGGCAAGCTCACCGCCTCGGACGTCGACGGCACGGTGCGCGAGATCCGTCGCGCACTGCTCGAGGCCGATGTGGCCCTGCCGGTCGTCAAGGACTTCACCGCGCACGTTCGCGAGCGTGCCCTCGGCGACGAGGTGAACCGCGCGCTCAACCCGGCGCAGCAGGTCGTCCAGATCGTCAATGACGAGCTCATCCGCATCCTCGGCGGGCAGGTGCGCCGTATCGAGTTCGCGAAGCAGCCACCGACCGTGATCATGCTCGCGGGCCTCCAGGGCGCCGGCAAGACGACGCTCGCAGGCAAGCTCGCGAAGCAGCTGCGCGCCGACCGCCACGCGCCGCTCCTCGTCGCCGCGGACCTGCAGCGACCGAACGCCGTGCAGCAGTTGCAGGTCGTGGGCGAGCAGGCCGACACGCACGTGTTCGCGCCCGAGCCCGGCAACGGTGTCGGCGACCCGGTGCGCGTCGCGAAGGACGCCGTCAAGTTCGCCCGCGACAAGCAGTACGACGTCGTCATCATCGACACGGCCGGCCGACTCGGCGTCGACGCCGAGCTCATGAAGCAGGCGTCGAACATCCGCAAGGCGACGAACCCCGACGAGGTGCTGTTCGTCATCGACGCGATGATCGGTCAGGACGCGGTCGCGACCGCGAAGGCGTTCCAGGAGGGCGTCGACTTCACGGGGGTCGTGCTGTCGAAGCTCGACGGCGACGCGCGCGGTGGTGCGGCGCTCTCGGTCGCACAGGTGACGGGCAAGCCCATCATGTTCGCGTCCACGGGTGAGGGGCTCGACGACTTCGAGGTCTTCCACCCCGATCGCATGGCGAGCCGCATCCTCGACATGGGTGACATCCTCACCCTCATCGAGCAGGCGCAGCGCGCGTTCGACGAGGACGAGGCACGCAGGGTCGCCGAGAAGCTCGCGACCGAGGCGTTCACGCTCGACGACTTCCTGCAGCAGATGCAGCAGCTGCGGAAGGCCGGCAACCTCAAGAAGATGATGGGCATGCTGCCCGGTATGGGGCAGATGAAGGAGGCGCTCGACAACTTCGACGAGCGCGAGATCGCCCGCACCGAAGCGATCATCCAGTCGATGACGCCGGCCGAGCGGCAGAATCCGAAGCTCCTCAACGGCTCGCGACGCGCACGCATCGCGCGCGGTTGCGGTCGCACGGTGACCGACGTCAACGAGCTCGTCAAGCGCTTCGACCAGGCGGCGAAGATGATGAAGACCGTCGCCCGCGGCGGAACGCCGCAGATCCCCGGCATGGGGCCGGTTCCCGGCGGCTACGGCCGGGCGAAGGCCGCGAAGGCGGCCAAGGGCAAGCAGAAGGGCAAGGCGCGCTCGGGGAACCCCGCGAAGGCCGCGCGCCAGGCGATCGAGCAGCCCACGTCGACCTCGGCGCCCACGGGGGCAGGGTTCGGTGCCGCTGCGGGCGGGACGGGTACGGGGCAGCCCTCGGAGGAGGAGCTCGCCCAGTTGCAGAAGTTCCTCGGTCGCTGA
- a CDS encoding ABC transporter permease encodes MASYGAENRLTVVQPDPTTIIADGAPAPYDAESQRGGDRNGSPLENAPGAGMSLTAIEPGHIATLESLSGVAGVRPVRDVDVEYVSAVDGARFGIPMASAGVSAQPQVAAGSSPDQASSRFEITVPELYADDLGYAAPQEAVGGNLTLGVSDASGELHEVSAVIVGVTQPPFTMLDESLAPNAALESELIELARLGLPPGTPEIVTLVTVDADPSLDAAGIAALQARIDAQGFHADTLADQLGAIRSIVDGILLVLNAFAAVALVAAGFGIVNTLLMSVQERTREIGLLKALGLGSARVFALFTVEALVIGLLGGALGMLAGTTLGGIANPLLADGALTGLHGLTLFTIEPVGLATTLVIVLGIALLAGTVPALRAARKDPVDALRTE; translated from the coding sequence GTGGCGTCGTACGGCGCCGAGAACCGTCTCACGGTCGTGCAACCCGATCCGACGACGATCATCGCGGACGGCGCACCCGCGCCGTACGACGCCGAATCGCAGCGGGGCGGTGATCGGAACGGCTCGCCCCTGGAGAACGCCCCGGGTGCGGGGATGTCACTCACGGCGATCGAGCCCGGGCACATCGCGACGCTCGAGTCGCTCTCGGGCGTCGCGGGGGTGAGGCCCGTCAGGGACGTCGACGTCGAGTACGTCTCGGCCGTGGACGGTGCGCGCTTCGGCATCCCGATGGCCTCCGCCGGGGTGAGCGCGCAGCCGCAGGTCGCGGCCGGCTCGTCGCCGGACCAGGCCTCGTCGCGCTTCGAGATCACCGTCCCCGAGCTGTACGCGGACGACCTCGGCTACGCGGCACCGCAGGAGGCCGTGGGCGGGAACCTGACGCTCGGCGTGTCCGACGCCTCGGGCGAACTGCACGAGGTCTCGGCCGTCATCGTCGGCGTCACGCAGCCGCCGTTCACGATGCTCGACGAGTCGCTCGCGCCGAACGCCGCACTCGAATCAGAGCTGATCGAGCTGGCGCGCCTCGGGTTGCCGCCCGGGACGCCGGAGATCGTGACGCTCGTGACCGTCGACGCCGATCCCTCGCTCGATGCGGCGGGCATCGCTGCGCTGCAGGCACGGATCGATGCGCAGGGGTTCCACGCCGACACCCTCGCGGACCAGCTCGGCGCGATCCGCTCGATCGTCGACGGCATCCTGCTCGTCCTCAACGCGTTCGCGGCCGTCGCGCTCGTCGCAGCGGGGTTCGGCATCGTGAACACGCTGCTCATGAGCGTGCAGGAGCGGACCCGCGAGATCGGGCTGCTGAAGGCGCTCGGCCTCGGATCCGCCCGCGTGTTCGCCCTGTTCACGGTCGAGGCGCTCGTGATCGGACTCCTCGGGGGCGCCCTCGGCATGCTCGCGGGGACGACGCTTGGTGGGATCGCGAATCCACTGTTGGCCGATGGCGCACTCACGGGACTCCACGGCCTCACCCTGTTCACGATCGAACCAGTGGGGCTCGCCACGACGCTCGTGATCGTGCTCGGCATCGCGCTCCTCGCGGGAACCGTGCCCGCGCTGCGGGCCGCACGAAAGGACCCCGTGGACGCCCTCAGGACCGAATGA
- a CDS encoding ABC transporter ATP-binding protein yields the protein MRDHVVQVAGDPDALLGRRPFGFRGRPEFCRRGPFGEGAERVPVRSRDLTDGDEDRQEPEAAQHVRERRLTGAVDHERHGRDRRRGDAHGGSTPVVAGHDRREDDADPHGQRLLDALGDDESGDGEHEECDERRDREPVARAHEQPRDQPQRDDERIVDVFLRDVRDRGPEHGEDGQDVEEHTTAGHRFAHAPSMRAARVDDIHRPVSSSVPRGGYGARTVPRAGATECTRCGDVEPVVHDGVCPRSVGTTRRQRTEDTMQPIFTARGVHKHYGHGASRFEALRGVELDVHEGETLAIVGRSGSGKSTLMHVLALMDRPDGGTLLFEGEDTARLHGAQLDRIRGRSFGFVFQQFFLLPGRPVFDNVAIPLVIAGVSRRERRAAVTDALEHLGIADKAGNRATELSGGQRQRVAIARAIVARPRVVFADEPTGNLDTSTGAQVEDLLFDLNRRLGITLVVITHDAELAERCDRRVHVRDGDVHAAEAVAA from the coding sequence GTGCGCGACCACGTCGTGCAGGTCGCGGGCGATCCGGACGCGCTCCTGGGCCGTCGCCCGTTCGGCTTCCGCGGTCGCCCTGAGTTCTGCCGCCGCGGCCCGTTCGGAGAGGGCGCGGAGCGTGTGCCGGTGCGCTCGCGTGACCTCACCGACGGCGACGAAGATCGCCAGGAACCCGAGGCCGCGCAACACGTCCGTGAGCGGCGGCTCACCGGCGCCGTCGATCATGAGCGGCACGGTCGCGACCGTCGTCGCGGCGACGCACACGGCGGATCGACGCCGGTCGTCGCCGGACACGATCGTCGCGAGGACGATGCCGATCCCCACGGGCAACGGTTGCTCGACGCCCTGGGCGACGACGAATCCGGCGACGGCGAGCACGAGGAGTGTGATGAGCGTCGCGATCGGGAACCGGTGGCGCGCGCACACGAGCAGCCCCGGGACCAGCCACAGCGCGATGACGAGCGGATCGTCGACGTGTTCCTCCGCGACGTTCGCGATCGCGGTCCCGAGCACGGCGAGGACGGCCAGGACGTCGAGGAGCACACGACGGCGGGGCATCGGTTCGCGCATGCTCCGAGTATGCGGGCGGCGCGTGTGGACGACATCCACCGCCCGGTGTCGTCGTCCGTCCCCCGGGGAGGGTACGGGGCGCGGACGGTGCCCCGAGCGGGGGCCACGGAGTGCACCCGGTGCGGCGATGTCGAACCGGTCGTCCACGACGGAGTCTGTCCGCGGAGCGTCGGGACGACCCGGCGTCAACGAACGGAGGACACGATGCAACCGATCTTCACGGCGAGAGGCGTCCACAAGCACTACGGGCACGGCGCATCCCGGTTCGAGGCGCTCCGTGGCGTCGAGCTCGACGTCCACGAGGGCGAGACGCTCGCGATCGTCGGCCGGAGCGGCTCGGGGAAGTCGACGCTCATGCACGTGCTCGCGCTCATGGACCGGCCCGACGGCGGCACGTTGCTGTTCGAGGGCGAGGACACGGCGCGGCTGCACGGGGCACAACTCGACCGCATCCGCGGCCGCTCGTTCGGCTTCGTCTTCCAGCAGTTCTTCCTGCTGCCCGGTCGCCCCGTCTTCGACAACGTCGCGATTCCGCTCGTCATCGCGGGGGTCTCGCGGCGCGAGCGGCGAGCGGCCGTCACGGACGCCCTCGAACACCTCGGCATCGCGGACAAGGCGGGCAATCGCGCGACGGAACTGTCGGGCGGTCAGCGGCAGCGCGTCGCGATCGCCCGCGCGATCGTCGCCCGGCCGCGAGTCGTCTTCGCCGACGAACCGACCGGGAACCTCGACACGTCGACGGGCGCGCAGGTCGAGGACCTCCTGTTCGACCTCAACCGGCGGCTCGGGATCACGCTCGTCGTCATCACACACGACGCGGAGCTCGCCGAACGCTGTGATCGACGCGTCCACGTGCGCGACGGTGACGTGCACGCGGCCGAGGCGGTGGCGGCATGA
- a CDS encoding sensor histidine kinase, with amino-acid sequence MSSFAGAGLHVTVADSTDGARLEPAVDVVAYRVLQEGLTNAHRHGDDGMAEVTLDADDETLRIVVRNPVDDTSRRSGTGHGLLGLRERVATVRGHVLAERLGPTSTLEAHLPLRGPAGDA; translated from the coding sequence GTGTCCTCGTTCGCCGGGGCGGGTCTGCACGTGACCGTTGCCGACTCGACCGACGGCGCCCGCCTAGAGCCCGCAGTCGACGTCGTCGCGTACCGCGTGCTGCAGGAGGGACTCACGAACGCACACCGGCACGGCGACGACGGCATGGCGGAGGTCACGCTCGACGCGGACGACGAGACCCTGCGGATCGTCGTCCGGAATCCGGTCGACGACACGTCCCGGCGTTCGGGCACGGGACACGGGCTCCTCGGCCTCCGCGAGCGCGTCGCGACCGTGCGGGGTCACGTGCTCGCCGAACGGCTCGGACCGACGTCCACGCTCGAAGCACACCTCCCGCTCAGGGGGCCGGCGGGCGACGCATGA
- a CDS encoding response regulator transcription factor has product MIRVLVVDDQTLVRGALVALLDTEDDIEVIGEAADGRAALALVRRLHPDVVLMDIRMPGTDGIEATRAIRADATLATSRVLVLTTFEEDEHVFDALREGAAGFLGKGAEPSEIARGVRAVHGGESLLSPAAATTDVARMRDLPPPEASSDRVADLTARELEVLTLGGRGRSNEEIAATLVISPHTAKTHVKRIMLKLGAHDRARLVIIAYESGLLRPGR; this is encoded by the coding sequence ATGATCCGCGTGCTCGTCGTCGACGACCAGACGCTCGTACGGGGCGCGCTCGTCGCCCTGCTCGACACGGAGGACGACATCGAGGTGATCGGCGAGGCGGCCGACGGGCGGGCGGCGCTCGCGCTCGTGCGACGGCTCCATCCGGACGTCGTGCTCATGGACATCCGGATGCCCGGCACGGACGGCATCGAGGCGACGCGGGCCATCCGCGCCGACGCCACGCTCGCGACGAGTCGCGTGCTCGTCCTCACGACCTTCGAGGAGGACGAGCACGTGTTCGATGCGCTCCGCGAGGGGGCCGCCGGGTTCCTCGGCAAGGGTGCGGAACCGAGCGAGATCGCCCGCGGCGTGCGTGCCGTGCACGGGGGCGAGTCCCTGCTCTCCCCGGCTGCCGCGACGACTGACGTCGCACGGATGCGTGACCTGCCGCCCCCGGAAGCGTCGTCGGATCGTGTCGCCGATCTCACGGCCCGCGAACTCGAGGTCCTCACGCTCGGGGGGCGTGGCCGGTCGAACGAGGAGATCGCCGCCACCCTCGTCATCTCGCCGCACACGGCGAAGACGCACGTGAAGCGCATCATGTTGAAGCTCGGCGCCCACGATCGTGCGCGGCTCGTCATCATCGCCTACGAGTCGGGCCTCCTCCGGCCCGGACGGTGA
- a CDS encoding gamma carbonic anhydrase family protein → MTSAATPGPLILPFRGRAPRIHPSAWIAPTAVIIGDVEIGPDSSVFYGCVLRGDSGSIRIGARTNLQDGTVVHVDADAPTTLGDDVTVGHQALVHGSTVGNGTLVGMKSALLSHSVIGTGSLIAAGAVVLEGAEIPATSLAAGVPAKVRRELSAEESAAFIPHAAAYVELAHAQPRVDQALPWPPVNPLAALDVDDDPATTD, encoded by the coding sequence ATGACGAGTGCAGCGACGCCGGGCCCCCTCATCCTCCCCTTCCGCGGACGGGCACCGCGGATCCACCCCTCGGCGTGGATCGCGCCGACCGCCGTCATCATCGGCGACGTCGAGATCGGCCCCGACTCCTCGGTGTTCTACGGGTGCGTGCTGCGTGGTGACAGCGGCAGCATCCGCATCGGTGCCCGAACGAACCTGCAGGACGGCACGGTCGTGCACGTCGACGCCGACGCACCGACGACGCTCGGTGACGACGTGACCGTCGGGCACCAGGCGCTCGTCCACGGCTCGACCGTCGGGAACGGCACGCTCGTGGGCATGAAGTCGGCGCTGTTGTCGCACTCGGTCATCGGGACCGGCTCCCTCATCGCCGCCGGGGCGGTCGTCCTCGAGGGCGCCGAGATCCCCGCCACCTCGCTCGCGGCCGGCGTGCCCGCGAAGGTGCGGCGCGAGCTCAGCGCCGAGGAGTCGGCCGCGTTCATCCCGCACGCCGCGGCGTACGTCGAACTCGCGCACGCGCAGCCGCGCGTCGACCAGGCGCTGCCCTGGCCGCCCGTGAACCCGCTCGCGGCGCTCGACGTCGACGACGACCCGGCGACGACGGACTAG